The genomic window GCAATTAAAAATAATGATGGCACATATAAATTAGGAGAAGAAATAACCAATCGAGATGATAATTATAAAGATGTTGGTAGTGATTATGGATATTTTTATATCTCATTAAATTTTAAAAACGAATTTAAGGGAACATATAATATGTTAGTTGATACTGTTAAAACAAACAATCCATATAATCTTGATATTTTAAAAGACCAAAAATTCTCAGGAGATACAACAATTAAGGTGTCGTCAACATACAACATTTCAACAACATTTACAAAAAATCGAGAACAACACGATATTAAAGCAACAATCGATACTAATTGAATATCTGGGGCTATGATAAATAAAGCAACAGAAACAAAAACCAATTTAGTAGATTCTATTGTTTCACAACTAAAAGATGATTCTGTTAAAAAAATATCAAAAGTAATTGTCACAAAAATTGAGACAAGTTATAAAAGTGACAATAGTTCTGTTAATAGCGATTTACCATCAGATACAATAACATGAGATAAATCAAAATCTAATAAAACAGATCGTAATGTTCTTTCTACTTATTTAACCGATGCTGTTATTGCTAAAGCAAAATCTCAAGAAATTGATAAAACTATTTTGCCAGGAAATGAAGATATTGATTACACAAGAATTGATGATGATAATGTTGAAATATTGCCATATATTAGAACAGGAGAACAAACATCTTATACAACAGCTTTCGATAATTCAAATAATTTGAAAGCAAAATACAATCTAATGTATAAAAGTGGAGATGAAATAAATATATCTAATGTTTACTCATTACAAATTGAATATAGCAACCCATTCTCAACTATTGTTGATGATTCAATAAAATATTATAATTCCTTAATTGGTGACTTTAATAATAATCAGTTATTATCTATGTTTGACATTGAATCTAATTCAAAAACAATAGAAGAAATGAAAAGCAAATTGAAAATAAATAATGGAATTGTAGGATATAAAAATCAAATATTTGATAGTGTACAAAAAGTTTACACCAAATTCTTTACTCAAGCAGGGATAAATCTAACCCAAAAGGACTTGTTAATTGACGGATTATTTTTAAAAAATCACAATTCTAATAAGCCAGAAGATATTGATGACCAATTTGACCTTCAATATGGATATGGATTAAAAAACTTAAATATTGTAACAAAAACAACAGAAGAAGATGCAAAAAATACTCGATCTTCGGGAGACGAGATTTATATTGGAGTTAGTGTAAATAATAATCTAACAACTAATAATCCAATTTATGGAATAACATATATTCCAATTACAGTATTTGTTAAATAATATTATTTTCAATCTTTTATTTGCCAAATATCAAACAAACACCATTTTTTCATTATTTATTACTTAAATTTAAAAAAATAACTACTTTTTTGCAAAATTTGTGTTTTTGTTTGGAAAATGTTTTATAATAAAAGTGTGTTTTATTATTGCTAGCAATTATGTTAGCTTTCAAATATTTTATCATTTAATATTTCAGTAAATATTTAAAAGAGGTTTTTGTGCATAATTATTGTTCTAACAATTATCATATTAATCATTTTTTATTATTTTTTATTTGAATCACACATACAAATAATAAATATAAAAAATTTTATTATAGAAAGGAAAATACATGGAAGTAGAAGAAAAAAAACAAGTAGATGAAGAAAATATAACCATGGAGGGTTTGGACAATACTGTAATTTCGCAGTTACAAAATCTAATCTCAAGAGAAGGGGATATTGTTAGTCGAAGAAGCAAGGGTATTGGAACATACTTAGCAAAAATTGGTTTTAAATTTCATCTTTTGAATCAAAAAAGACAAGATTATTTTTTAAGAAAACCATTGCTTGGGTATTCAATAAAAAGACTTATTTTTGCGATGATAACATTTTATTTAGCGATCGCAATTGTTTATATTATGATAAGTAGTGTTGTTTCAAACTCAACTATCATGCAAAATGTTGACCTTAAAGAGTATTCACAGGAGGGTGGTGTTGGTGGCCCTAAGTATATGGAAATACTTAACGGTAAAAAAAATGCAATGGGTCTTGATTTACCATTATTCCAACAAGTCTTAAACTGGTGGTTAAACATATCATTTATAATACCATTTAGCTATGTTAATGGTCATTATGTTCACCAATGATTCTATTTAGGAACAGTATTGTCTACAAACATATCAACTGAGGGTTCAAGTGTTTGAGATACTTTACGTGAATCTATGCCAATATCATTTAAGATAGGTTTTTTAGGATTTTTAAGTGCATTTACAATTGGTATTCCCTTAGGAATATTATGTGCAAGATATAAAAATAAATCACCAGATAAAGTAATAAATACTATTTCAATCTTTCTTCAATCTGTTCCCGCAATAATTGTTGTTTCAATTGTCTTTGTTTTAGCTGTGTCTGAATGAAATGCTAGTGCTACTTATGAAACAGGTGGGTTTTCTACAAAAATATATGCATTTATTACGATGTTTATACTTGTTCTCCCACAAATTGTAATTGATGTTAGACGTTATGTTGTTGATGAAATGACAGCAGAATATACAAATTTTGCAAAATCAAAAGGTTTAGGTAGCGGATATATATTTGTTGTCCATGTCTTTAGAGTTGCTGGTGTTAGAGTTTTAAGAATAGTCCCAACTGCATTAATATTGAGTTTATTTGGATCAAGTATTTTAACAGAAACATATTGAAATGTTCATGGTATGAGTAGATTAATATTATTGGGTGTTACTTATAGAGATCTATATATTTGTTTGGGCTATATTACTATTTCTGCAATCTTTGGTATTATAACATCACTATTTGCAGATCTTTTAACTGCTTGATTAGACCCGAGAGTTAGTTTAATAAAATAGAAGGTGAAGATAATGAAGAAAATATTGGAAAAAAATATATGAGAAGAATTATCTTCTCAATATAATGATTATGATTTATATAAAGAAAAACAAATTGATAAAGTTGAAGAAGGAAGTAAATTTGATAAAAAGTATGATGTTTTGTTCAAGGTTAGAAACTTTGAAAAAAAAGATTCTGAAAAAATAAGTGGCACAAGATATAATTATTGAAAAGCTGTTTTTAAATCTGTTATGAAGTCAAAATCCTTTATTGTTTGTTTACTATTATTAATATTAACCATTTCACTAGCAATTATCATTCCATGAGGTAAACCAGCTGGGGCTGACTCTTTATCTGCAAAACCAGACGGTGATTTAAATCCTGAAGCTCCATCAAGTAAACATATTTTTGGATTAGGAGTTTATGGGGATGATTATTGAATTCAAATGTGATATGGAACTAGAACAACGTTATTATTTACATTGTTTGTTGCCTCAATTCAAATTTTTCTAGGAATTTTTTTGGGAAGTATTTGAGGTTATTATCGAAAAATTGATGTTATGTTTATAGAGTTTACTAGATTGTTAAATATTATTCCAACAATAATATTATGATTGGTTATTATATTTGTTTTTAATTCTTATTCAATTGCTGTTATTGTCTTTGCTGTGTCGATTACTAGTTGAATTGATTTAGCAAATGTTATTAGAACCCAAATTATTTTAATTAAAAATAGTGAATATAATATTGCCAGCCATACATTAGGTTCAAGTGGACCAAAAATTATTAAAAGAAATATTTTACCAAAAATTTTACCAGTTGTAACACAAACAGCATGTTATGCTGTTCCAATGGCAATATCAATCGATGCAACACTATCATACTATGGATTTGGTTTTGTTTCTCAGGTTTCATTAAAGAATGCTAGTCTTGGATCAATTCTTCAACAAGTATTTCAAGATGACTTTTGAAAGCAATATCCACACTTATTAATTTTCCCAGCTATATTTATTACTGGTATTTCTTCATTATTCTTTATAATGGGAAAAGTATTTGCCGATTCACTAGACCCTAAAAATCATAATTAGAAGGAGATTTAAAATAATGAATTCAAAAAAAATATTGTCATTTAATGGAATTGAAACTCAGTTTCAAGTTAGAGGACAAATATTAAATACAATAAGAAATATAGATTTTGATATTTATGATAAAGAACTAGTGGCAATAGTTGGAGAATCTGGTAGTGGAAAATCAGTATTGACAAAAGTTATTACAAGTATGATTGATAACAATGGTTATGTAAAATCTGGTAGTGTAAAATATTATCCAACACAAGAGGCAAGAGATGATGTTGAAACAGGATTTAGAGAACCGATTGATTTCATTGATCTTCACAAGGCTGTTGTTTCTAGACAAACAAAATTAAATTTTGTAAAAATTATAAGTAAACAAATAAAATATTTACAAAAAGAAATTAAAATTATATCAAACTTAAATAAAGAATTAATCGAAACTAGATTAGCAGTTTTTAAGGAAAAACTTGATATGTATATAAAAAGACATAATCTTAATTCTAAAAAATCAGATTCAATATATAAAAAAATGGAATCAATTAGAGAAAAAATTTCAAGATTTGTATTTTTAAATAAAATTACAATAGATGAAGAATTTAAAGAAAAAACTATTCTAGAATTAAATCTAACAATTGAAAAATTAAAAAAAGAAATTATATACTATCTACCTTTTTCAAATGAAAAGAAAGAAATCTTAAAAACAGCTGCAAGTATTTATCAAAAATATATTTCATCTAATGAATATGATGTAGAATCTTTAGATGATTTGTCAAAACAAATTCAATCACAAGATTTTTTATTTAATTGAGAAAAAGAAATAATAAAATATAATGATGAAATTAAAAATAAAAAAGTTGATATTGATGAATTATATATTATAATCAATAAATATGGTTACCTTGGAAATAAAAAACATAAAAATATTCGAAAAGGTAAGAAAGAAATTCAAAAATTAAGAGGAGCAACGGTTGCTGTTATTCCCCAAGACCCAATGACAAGTCTTAACCCATTACTATCTGTTGGCTGACAAATATGTGAGGTTTTAAGAAAACATTCTAATATGTCCAAAAAGCAAGCGAGATTAAGAGCGATTGAACTTTTAGAAGAAGTTGGTATTGCTAATGCTAAAAAAAGGTACAAGGATATTCCTGGAGATTATTCTGGAGGGATGCGCCAAAGAGTTGTAATTGCAATCGCTCTAGCTTGTATGCCTAGAATATTAATTTGTGACGAACCAACGACAGCTTTAGATGTAACTGTTCAATCTACAATCTTAAAATTAATAAAATCATTACAAATGAAACACAATTTTACAACAATATTTATTACTCATGACTTGGGAGTTGTTGCAAATATTGCAGATCGTGTTGCTGTTATGTATGCTGGCCAAATTATTGAATGTGGAAAAACAAAAGAAGTTTACTATAATCCACAACATCCATATACTTGAGCTCTATTATCTAGTTTGCCCCAATTGGGAGAAAAAGGTGAAGACCTTTATACAATTTATGGTAACCCACCAAGTTTAAAAAACAAAATTATTGGTGATGCATTTGCTCCACGTAATGAGTTTGCATTAGATATCGATTTTGTTCATTCACCACCAAAATTCAATGTTAGTTCTTCTCATTGAGCAAGAACTTGGCTTCTTGATAAAAGAGCTCCAAAAATCAACGTTCCAAAAAAAATAGAATTACTAAAGAAAAAAATGAGTAAATAATGAAAGGTTTTATATAATGAAAACAAATAAGAAAATAGTTCTTACAGTTAGAGATTTAGAAGTGATATATTACTCTAGAGGAAAAGCCTTTAGAGCAGTTAAGAATGCTAACTTTGTTGTTTACAAAGGTGAAACCTTGGGAATAGTTGGTGAATCTGGAAGTGGAAAAACAACAATTGGAAGAACAATTGTGGGAATTAATAAAGCAAGTAGTGGACAAGTTTATTTAAATGCTTCTTTAATTGCTGGCCGTGAACCAAATTTAAGAAGATTATATAACAAAAACTTAAAACAGTTAGATGAAATATGAACAAATATTAAGATGTTGCAAAAATACTTAGTGAAAGTAACTAGAACAATAATAAATGTTGATAATACATCAACAACAGATGCTCTAAAAATATTTTCATTAATTAAAAGAAGAGTAAATTATTTATTTTCAATAGCAACAGATATAATTAATCTAATTAATAATCTCTATGAGATGTTAGACAGTTTAAAAAAATACGTTATTGCAATAAATGAATTTAAAATGCGCCTTAATGAAAAAGAAATGACCTATTATGTAAATAAAATTGATTTCTTGATTGGGTCAATTGCAAAAGGTAAATTAATAATCAATGATATGTATATTGCAACAAAAGAAATATATACAATTGTAAAAGAAAAACAAAATGATAACGCTTTAAATTTTATTGCAAAAAAATTACTTGTTATTAGAAATACAATTAATGCTTTTGATAAACAAAAAGCAGAAATGTTTGGGGTCTTTTTTTCAATGCAATGATTATTTGAAACAGATGAACAACGTAAAAAACTTAAAGACAAGTTTATAAAAAATGCAACTATTGATAATGCAAAAGCTGAAAAATATAAATTAGCAATTGATTTAATTGATAAATTTGATTTAGAGATAACAAATATATGAGATGTTATTGCTAATGCTATTTTAGAAAAAAAAGATTTTGTTAAAAATAAAAAGCAAGAATTAGAAAATAAAATAGCCTCAAAAAACCTATCAGATGAAGAAATTAAAGTTTTAAAAGACGAGTATGAAAACATAGTTCATAATGAAATTAAATCAACAAAAGATAAAAATATTCATAAATTAATTCAGATGATATATCAAGACCCTGGGAGTTCGTTAAATGAGAGAATGTCAATTCGAGATATTTTAGTTGAGGGAATTTCAAACTTTCCAGAATTATATAAAAACGAGGGAGTCTATAATGCAACGATTTCTGCTCACAACGAATTACTAAATGACGATGAAAACAAATGAACAATCGAAGACATTAAACCAGCAGATGCATTAGATTTTCTAGTTGATAAAATGATGGATAGAGTAAACCTTCTTCCCGAACATCTATCTAGATATCCCCATGAGTTTTCTGGAGGACAAAGACAAAGAATTGGAATTGCAAGAAGCTTAATTATGAAACCAGAATTAATTATTGCAGATGAACCCATTTCAGCGCTTGATGTTTCTATTCGAGCCCAAGTTTTAAATTTAATGAAAAAATTTAGAGAAGAACACAATTTAACATATATTTTTATTGCCCATGACCTTTCGCTAATGAAATTTGTAGCAGATAGAGTTTTGGTTATTTATAAAGGGGATATTGTTGAATCTGGTAATTCTGAATTATTATTTAAAAACCCAGTTCACCCTTATACAAAAGCACTATTAAAATCTGTACCATTACCAAACCCAGATGATAGTATCATTGATAGGGATATTGAAGACTATGATGCTAAAAAAGAACATTATGATTATTTATTAGATTTACCCAGAGTTTATGAAGTTGAAAAAGATCATTTTGTCTATTTTAACGAACGTGAATATAATCAATGAAAAAACTCTAGAAAGGAGAAAAAATAATATGAAATATAGATTTAAAAATAAACTAGCAATATTTTCTACCTTCGGATTTTTAACAATGTGTTCTAGTAGTGTTGTTAGTTGTCAACAATCAATTCACGATATTGATGTAAGAAAGAATGATCCAAATACTTATGCTTATTATTTAAAAACTAACTTAAAAGCACCGTCACCATTTCTTAGTCAATCATCAAGTGATTTTTATATATTTTCAGATTGTTTTGCAACAATAACATCATTTGACAATTTTGGAAGAATTCAAGGAGATTTGGCAAAACGTACAGGTCAATTGATTAATTCTAAAACAAATCAACTTGATGATGACAACGATGTTAAACAAGCATTTTCAAAATCTAGATATGTTGGAGATCATAATAAGGAATTTTCTTATTGACAATATCATTTTAGAGAAAATTTAAGCTGAAGTAATGCTGACGGGGTTAAACAAGCAGAACTAAATCCTTCAGACTTTATGAATGTTTGTAAAGCTGTTATTTATAAAGGCACAGGTTCACCAACATCTTCTCTGTACACAAAGTTCATTAAAAATGCAGATAAAATATATGCATATTTTTCTGGTGGAAGTGATGCATATGTCTACACGTATACAAACACTCCAGAAAATGGTTGTCCATATTTAATTTCTTTAACTCAATTAGATGCAGCACAAATAAATGCTGCTGGAGTAAGTTCAGAGCCAAAAGAAATTATTAAAAGTTATGATATAACAAAAGATACTAACAATAGTTGAATAAATAGCAGTATATGAAATTATTTGGGTGTCACATATAATGATGAAAATAAAGAAGTAACAACAGATGCTGGTAAAAAAATGGAAGCTAGAACTTTAAATATTTCAATGGAATCTAAATGTGATTATTTTGAGTCAATTTTAAGCTATGCAGCTTTTGCACCAACTTCTTCTCATATGTTAGGAAATATTATTAGAGGCACTTCTATAAATAGTGATTTATTTTCAAAAAAATTATGATATAGTGGTGCCTATCGCGTAACAGGGTATAAGGTTTCTTCATATATTAATCTACAAAAAAATGATAATTATTTTGAAGCTGAAAATACTAAAATAAAAAATCTAAAATGAATAATAACAACAACATTAACATCTTCTACAGACCAGAACTACTTTGAATCTGGAATAACTTCACAGTTTAACATATATTCTACAAATGTAAATGCATGAAAAAAATATATTGGAGATGATTATGCAAAATCAAATTCATCTGCAATAACTGAAATGTATGATCCCAATTATCCATATTCTTGAGGACTATATTATAATTATAATTTTAATTCTCAAAATGCAGCTTCTCCAATTGGCAAAAAGATAGATGGAAAAAGTTCAAATGTAGCTTTAATCTCAAATATTGTGAGAGCATTTATACAAACAAATTTAAACAGATCTACATATGATAAGGCATTTAGTAACCTATATGATAAATCGGGGGCCAGCGGTAAAAAAATAACAAATGGTTCTTCTTGAGAAACTAACACACTAACCGGAGATGGGCTTTCATATGATAAAAACAATACAGATTATGCTACATATGTTCAAAAAGAATATGAAAATATAGCGAATGGTGGGGGGTATCGTTCTGATGCGCCAACTAATAAAGCAAGTGATGAAGCAACTTTAGCTGGTAACTCTAAAGCTGTCAAAGGTAGTGATGCATATTTAAATAATGATGCTCTTTTAGGAAATATCGCTGACATGAATGGGGATCAAATAAAAACACAAGCTCAATTGCTTAAGGCTGTGCAAGATTATATAAGTTATGAAGCAAAAAAAGGTGATATTAAACTCGTTAATGGAAAAGTTCAGTTTGATTGATTAGCTCAATCAAATTTAAGAACTTTCAAATATTTAGTGGCAATGGTTTCTGATTTTAATGACATCAAAGGAAATCCTTTAGAAATTGTCTTAGATGGAACAGCAGACACAGATATTTATAATGCAACATTACAAAATGGTGGAACATCATTTGAATTGTGAGGATGAGGACCCGATTATAGTGACCCATCAACATACCTAAATACATTTTCACTTGGTGGAGATATGACATCTTATTTAGGTTTACAATCAATCTTTACAAATACTTCAACAACATCAAGTGCAAAATTTGCTTTAGATGCTGTACAATTGTCTAATGGTAAAAAAGCGAGTGATATTATATATAATAAAAAAAATGAAAAAACAGTTGATAGTAATACATATAAAGATAAAGATATAAGTAGTATTACAAAAGCATTGGGATTTGACGCAAAGCAGTTTGGGTACTTACAAAGTTCTCCTTACTGAAAAAAATTTATAATTGATAACACCGAATATTCTAATAGTGTAAGAGCTGTTAATGAACAAGGAACAGAGGGTGTAAATCCATTTGGTGATTACACTGTTTCTAGTGATGAAAATGGTGGCAACTTTGTTAATAAAAGATTTAGTGGATATGCGGTTTCAGAATCAAATGCAATAATGCAAGATTTCTTATGATTACCTTTATATAGATATTCAAAATATGTACCATCGTTGAGCTATATTTATCCATATCAAGGATCAATAGCATTATGTGGAACATCATTTTTAAGACATACTAATATTGATATATCTAGCACATTGATTAAAAGAAGTGAATTTAATTTAATTAAAAACGATTATAATAATAAAGCAAAAATAGCAGGAATTGATTATTCTGCATTCAGAATATATAGAGATTGATAGAGGAGAGAATTTAATATGAAAAAATTTTTAACATTACTATCCTCGTTATCTATGATAAGTTTGCCAACTTTATCAGCAGTTGTTGCTTGTCGCGCAAATAGTGATGAAGACACTAAAATCCTTGATTTATATCATTTGAAGGAGTTCTTTTATAACCCAATTTTAAATATAGATCCAGTAAAAGAACTAACACAAGATATTTTTGAGAGTGAACTTATTGTAAATTTAAATACTAATGTAAATAAAATTGTTGTTAGTAAAACAGATTTAGTGTTTGAATACTTTGATGAAAAAGGGAATACATTATCTGATAGTCCTTTTAAGGGCAATAAAATTAAAATTAATGACGCTCAATCTTATATCTATTATAGTGTTAGCGCTACTAAAACAAGTAAAACCGTTACTGGTTCAACAAATATTTTACAATCAAGTATTTATTCATCAGATTATAATCCAAAAAAATAATTTATTCTAAATAAAAAATAAAGCATTTTTAATAAATAAATACCACTTTTTAACAAGTGGTATTTTTTTATATGTATTTTTGCTGGATAAAAATTATTTTATTTATTGTTGGTAAAGAATAGTACATTGATAAAAAAATAATGTATTTCTTTTTTTTTTTTTTTATTTTAATACATCAAACAATAAAAAAAATCTTTTATATGTACTTAAAAAATAAAAAAGAATGTTGTTTTTATTTTTTTTAAGGCTAAAAGATTTTATTATAAATTAAAAATCAATTTTACTATGTATTTTTTTAGATTTAGTTTTAACTGGCTTTGTTTTTTTTATTTTTTTATTAATAGCTTCACCTTTATATTTTTCTTCTAATTCCTTGGTTATTTTTGGTCTCAACCTTGCTTCAATCTCATGTGTAAGATCATAGGTTAATTTAATTCTCAATTGTCTTTCTAAGTTTTTCTTCAATTCTTTTTCTATTTGTCTTCTTTTTTTTGAATCAAAATCATCTTCTAGTTTTCCTTCAATTTCACCTTCAATATTTTGTTTTACTTCCTCCTCAACTTGTTGACGAATTTTTTTTGTCAAAATTTTTCTCGCTTTTTGAATTTCAATAGTCTTTGTTTTTTTAAGAATAAAATTAAAGCTATTTCATAATTCTGTTAATAAGTAGTCGAAAGAAAATACAACAAACATTACAGATAAAAAGTCAAATACTAGTGTTAAAATTGAAGCTGCTATATTTATATTTAAATCTCACATATATATAACAGATATAGTTGCAAATGCTTCACCGACAAGTCCATTAACAATTGATGCTATATCAAAATAAGAAGCCTTCTTAGCTGCTTTTTTAACTTTATAATTCTCATCAATATCCTT from Spiroplasma endosymbiont of Aspidapion aeneum includes these protein-coding regions:
- the oppC gene encoding oligopeptide ABC transporter permease OppC, encoding MKKILEKNIWEELSSQYNDYDLYKEKQIDKVEEGSKFDKKYDVLFKVRNFEKKDSEKISGTRYNYWKAVFKSVMKSKSFIVCLLLLILTISLAIIIPWGKPAGADSLSAKPDGDLNPEAPSSKHIFGLGVYGDDYWIQMWYGTRTTLLFTLFVASIQIFLGIFLGSIWGYYRKIDVMFIEFTRLLNIIPTIILWLVIIFVFNSYSIAVIVFAVSITSWIDLANVIRTQIILIKNSEYNIASHTLGSSGPKIIKRNILPKILPVVTQTACYAVPMAISIDATLSYYGFGFVSQVSLKNASLGSILQQVFQDDFWKQYPHLLIFPAIFITGISSLFFIMGKVFADSLDPKNHN
- a CDS encoding ATP-binding cassette domain-containing protein; the encoded protein is MKTNKKIVLTVRDLEVIYYSRGKAFRAVKNANFVVYKGETLGIVGESGSGKTTIGRTIVGINKASSGQVYLNASLIAGREPNLRRLYNKNLKQLDEIWTNIKMLQKYLVKVTRTIINVDNTSTTDALKIFSLIKRRVNYLFSIATDIINLINNLYEMLDSLKKYVIAINEFKMRLNEKEMTYYVNKIDFLIGSIAKGKLIINDMYIATKEIYTIVKEKQNDNALNFIAKKLLVIRNTINAFDKQKAEMFGVFFSMQWLFETDEQRKKLKDKFIKNATIDNAKAEKYKLAIDLIDKFDLEITNIWDVIANAILEKKDFVKNKKQELENKIASKNLSDEEIKVLKDEYENIVHNEIKSTKDKNIHKLIQMIYQDPGSSLNERMSIRDILVEGISNFPELYKNEGVYNATISAHNELLNDDENKWTIEDIKPADALDFLVDKMMDRVNLLPEHLSRYPHEFSGGQRQRIGIARSLIMKPELIIADEPISALDVSIRAQVLNLMKKFREEHNLTYIFIAHDLSLMKFVADRVLVIYKGDIVESGNSELLFKNPVHPYTKALLKSVPLPNPDDSIIDRDIEDYDAKKEHYDYLLDLPRVYEVEKDHFVYFNEREYNQWKNSRKEKK
- a CDS encoding oligopeptide/dipeptide ABC transporter ATP-binding protein, which produces MNSKKILSFNGIETQFQVRGQILNTIRNIDFDIYDKELVAIVGESGSGKSVLTKVITSMIDNNGYVKSGSVKYYPTQEARDDVETGFREPIDFIDLHKAVVSRQTKLNFVKIISKQIKYLQKEIKIISNLNKELIETRLAVFKEKLDMYIKRHNLNSKKSDSIYKKMESIREKISRFVFLNKITIDEEFKEKTILELNLTIEKLKKEIIYYLPFSNEKKEILKTAASIYQKYISSNEYDVESLDDLSKQIQSQDFLFNWEKEIIKYNDEIKNKKVDIDELYIIINKYGYLGNKKHKNIRKGKKEIQKLRGATVAVIPQDPMTSLNPLLSVGWQICEVLRKHSNMSKKQARLRAIELLEEVGIANAKKRYKDIPGDYSGGMRQRVVIAIALACMPRILICDEPTTALDVTVQSTILKLIKSLQMKHNFTTIFITHDLGVVANIADRVAVMYAGQIIECGKTKEVYYNPQHPYTWALLSSLPQLGEKGEDLYTIYGNPPSLKNKIIGDAFAPRNEFALDIDFVHSPPKFNVSSSHWARTWLLDKRAPKINVPKKIELLKKKMSK
- the oppB gene encoding oligopeptide ABC transporter permease OppB; amino-acid sequence: MEVEEKKQVDEENITMEGLDNTVISQLQNLISREGDIVSRRSKGIGTYLAKIGFKFHLLNQKRQDYFLRKPLLGYSIKRLIFAMITFYLAIAIVYIMISSVVSNSTIMQNVDLKEYSQEGGVGGPKYMEILNGKKNAMGLDLPLFQQVLNWWLNISFIIPFSYVNGHYVHQWFYLGTVLSTNISTEGSSVWDTLRESMPISFKIGFLGFLSAFTIGIPLGILCARYKNKSPDKVINTISIFLQSVPAIIVVSIVFVLAVSEWNASATYETGGFSTKIYAFITMFILVLPQIVIDVRRYVVDEMTAEYTNFAKSKGLGSGYIFVVHVFRVAGVRVLRIVPTALILSLFGSSILTETYWNVHGMSRLILLGVTYRDLYICLGYITISAIFGIITSLFADLLTAWLDPRVSLIK